A region from the Mycolicibacterium phlei genome encodes:
- a CDS encoding ABC transporter ATP-binding protein yields MTATDWRGRFEQPADELPIDESVPRRREARALLGSLLRPYHAVIAVLAVVVVVENAARLSVPILVKRGIDIGIPPILAGGPPHALLTIVGVLAGVVVVQATSRMFFLRRSGRIGQKVLLELRRRVFRHFQRLDIAFHERYTSGRVVSRSTNDVEAIQDMLETGFDGLITAVLTLFGTSVLLVVLDWQLGLMCLAAFPVLVALVWWFRNESARTYRRVRESAALVIVQFVETMTGIKAVQAYRREPRNHEIFEEIADRYKDDNERTFQLLAIFMPGVKLVGNITTGVVLLYGGYRVLGGQMTIGTLAAFLLYLRMFFEPMQEISQFFNTFQSASSALEKLAGVLAEQPGIREPERPVALPTVRGEIAFRDVRFEYVPGRPVLPGLTLTVPAGQTVALVGTTGAGKTTIAKLIARFYDPTSGAVTLDGVDLRRFSQTELRRHVVMVTQENFMFDGTIADNIRFGRPEATDAEVIAAAAAVGVDRFIDTLPDGYDTDVAKRGGRLSAGQRQLIAFARAFLADPAVLILDEATSSLDIPSERLVQRALETVLANRTALVIAHRLSTVQSADRVLVLEHGRIVEDGAPTDLIARDDGRYAALHRAWVESLA; encoded by the coding sequence GTGACGGCCACCGACTGGCGGGGCCGCTTCGAGCAGCCCGCCGACGAGCTGCCCATCGACGAGAGCGTGCCGCGCCGCCGGGAGGCCCGCGCCCTGCTGGGATCGCTGCTGCGGCCCTACCACGCGGTGATCGCCGTGCTGGCGGTGGTGGTGGTCGTCGAGAACGCGGCGCGACTGTCGGTGCCGATCCTGGTCAAGCGCGGTATCGACATCGGCATCCCGCCGATCCTGGCCGGCGGGCCCCCGCACGCGCTGCTGACCATCGTCGGGGTGCTCGCCGGGGTGGTGGTCGTCCAGGCCACCAGCCGGATGTTCTTCCTGCGGCGCTCCGGGCGGATCGGCCAGAAGGTGCTTCTGGAGTTGCGGCGCCGGGTGTTTCGGCACTTCCAGCGGCTCGACATCGCGTTTCACGAGCGCTACACGTCGGGCCGGGTGGTGAGCCGGTCCACCAACGACGTCGAGGCCATCCAGGACATGCTGGAGACCGGCTTCGACGGCCTGATCACCGCGGTGCTGACGCTGTTCGGCACGTCGGTTCTGCTGGTCGTGCTGGACTGGCAGCTCGGGCTGATGTGTCTGGCGGCGTTCCCGGTGCTGGTGGCGCTGGTGTGGTGGTTCCGCAACGAGTCCGCGCGCACCTACCGCCGGGTGCGGGAGAGCGCGGCGCTGGTGATCGTGCAGTTCGTCGAGACGATGACGGGTATCAAGGCCGTGCAGGCCTACCGTCGGGAACCGCGCAACCACGAGATCTTCGAGGAGATCGCCGACCGCTACAAGGACGACAACGAGCGCACCTTCCAGCTGCTGGCGATCTTCATGCCCGGCGTGAAGCTGGTCGGCAACATCACCACCGGCGTGGTGCTGCTGTACGGCGGCTACCGGGTGCTGGGCGGCCAGATGACGATCGGCACGCTGGCGGCGTTCCTGCTGTACCTGCGGATGTTCTTCGAACCGATGCAGGAGATCTCGCAGTTCTTCAACACGTTCCAGTCGGCGTCGTCGGCGCTGGAGAAACTGGCCGGGGTGCTCGCCGAGCAGCCCGGAATCCGGGAACCGGAGCGGCCCGTCGCGCTGCCCACGGTGCGCGGCGAGATCGCGTTCCGCGATGTGCGTTTCGAGTACGTGCCGGGGCGTCCGGTGCTGCCCGGGCTGACGCTGACGGTGCCCGCCGGGCAGACGGTCGCGCTGGTCGGCACCACCGGGGCGGGCAAGACCACGATCGCCAAGCTGATCGCCCGGTTCTACGATCCGACCTCCGGTGCCGTCACGCTGGACGGTGTTGACCTGCGCCGGTTTTCGCAGACCGAGCTGCGCAGGCATGTGGTGATGGTGACGCAGGAGAACTTCATGTTCGACGGCACCATCGCCGACAACATCAGGTTCGGCAGGCCCGAGGCCACCGACGCGGAGGTGATCGCCGCGGCGGCCGCGGTCGGGGTGGACCGGTTCATCGACACGCTGCCCGACGGCTACGACACCGACGTCGCCAAGCGGGGCGGCCGGTTGTCGGCGGGCCAGCGGCAGCTGATCGCGTTCGCGCGGGCGTTCCTCGCCGACCCGGCGGTACTGATCCTCGACGAGGCGACGTCCTCGCTCGACATCCCCAGCGAGCGGCTGGTGCAGCGCGCGCTGGAGACGGTGCTGGCCAACCGCACCGCGCTGGTGATCGCGCACCGGCTCTCGACGGTGCAGAGCGCCGACCGGGTGCTGGTGCTCGAGCACGGCCGCATCGTGGAGGACGGCGCCCCAACGGATCTCATCGCCCGCGACGACGGCCGCTACGCGGCGCTGCACCGCGCCTGGGTGGAGTCGCTGGCCTAG
- a CDS encoding epoxide hydrolase family protein, which produces MSSATPDVTEFRIAVPDADLEDLRSRLHRTRWPEAECVDDWSQGIPLAYTRELAEYWADEYDWRAREAALNRFDHFTTEIDGLDIHFIHQRSSAPDAFPLVITHGWPGSIVEFHKVIEPLTERGYHVVCPSLPGYGFSGKPTRTGWGVERIAAAWDTLMRRLGYHRYGAQGGDWGSAVTTALGRNADGCVAIHLNMPMGAPPKGHTEFSAEELAAIERLDYYRKWDNAYAKQQSTRPQTLGYGLTDSPVGQLAWIVEKFWSWTDCDGHPENVLHRDELLDNVMLYWVTASAASSARLYWESFRSFTAGEPVKVPTGVASFPKEILRSPRSWCESAYNITHWTTMPRGGHFAAFEQPELFVDDVVTFFDSVR; this is translated from the coding sequence ATGTCCTCTGCCACCCCCGATGTCACCGAGTTCCGTATCGCCGTGCCCGACGCCGACCTCGAGGATCTGCGGTCGCGACTGCACCGCACCCGCTGGCCCGAAGCCGAGTGTGTCGACGACTGGAGCCAGGGCATCCCGCTGGCCTACACCCGCGAGCTCGCCGAGTACTGGGCCGACGAATACGACTGGCGGGCACGCGAAGCCGCACTGAACCGGTTCGACCACTTCACCACCGAGATCGACGGCCTGGACATCCACTTCATCCACCAGCGTTCGTCGGCGCCCGACGCGTTCCCGCTGGTGATCACCCACGGCTGGCCCGGCTCGATCGTGGAGTTCCACAAGGTGATCGAACCGCTGACCGAGCGCGGCTACCACGTGGTGTGCCCCTCGCTGCCGGGCTACGGCTTCTCCGGGAAACCCACCCGCACCGGATGGGGCGTGGAACGCATCGCCGCGGCCTGGGACACGCTGATGCGCCGACTCGGCTACCACCGCTACGGCGCGCAGGGCGGCGACTGGGGCTCGGCGGTCACCACCGCGCTGGGCCGCAACGCCGACGGGTGCGTCGCGATCCACCTGAACATGCCGATGGGCGCACCGCCGAAGGGACACACCGAGTTCAGCGCCGAGGAGCTCGCCGCGATCGAACGCCTCGACTACTACCGCAAGTGGGACAACGCCTACGCCAAACAGCAGTCCACCCGGCCGCAGACCCTGGGCTACGGGCTGACCGACTCACCGGTCGGCCAGCTGGCGTGGATCGTCGAGAAGTTCTGGTCGTGGACCGACTGCGACGGGCATCCGGAGAACGTGCTGCACCGCGACGAGCTGCTCGACAACGTGATGCTGTACTGGGTGACCGCCTCGGCGGCGTCGTCGGCGCGGCTGTACTGGGAGAGCTTCCGATCGTTCACCGCCGGTGAGCCGGTGAAGGTGCCGACCGGGGTGGCGTCGTTCCCGAAGGAGATCCTGCGCTCACCGCGCAGCTGGTGCGAGAGCGCCTACAACATCACGCACTGGACCACGATGCCGCGCGGCGGGCACTTCGCGGCGTTCGAGCAGCCCGAACTGTTCGTCGACGACGTGGTCACGTTCTTCGATTCGGTGCGGTAG